In one window of Bradyrhizobium sp. AZCC 1721 DNA:
- a CDS encoding AprI/Inh family metalloprotease inhibitor — translation MVLGRSGITAAALTVLLALAPQVAAQDAAALKKEMIGQWELATTERSKTCVITMKGDATPQGLKLELEPGCAKALPFTKDITAWNIKGLDIVRLQDAAGQPVIDFTEVESGIFEGLRTGEGVYILQNLAAARSLAKSMDQMIGDWSMVRGNGQTICGLTLTNTEATGDNFQVFLKPKCDPAVAAFAPNQWRLERGQMILMSAKGETWQFEADDNAQWRKVPDTADPLIMIRGQ, via the coding sequence ATGGTGCTTGGGCGTTCGGGCATTACGGCAGCAGCGCTGACAGTGCTGCTCGCGCTTGCGCCGCAGGTGGCGGCGCAGGATGCCGCGGCGCTGAAGAAGGAAATGATCGGGCAGTGGGAACTCGCCACCACCGAGCGCAGCAAGACTTGCGTCATCACGATGAAGGGCGATGCGACGCCGCAGGGGCTCAAGCTCGAGCTTGAGCCCGGTTGCGCCAAGGCATTGCCGTTCACCAAGGACATTACGGCCTGGAACATCAAGGGGCTGGACATCGTGCGGCTGCAGGACGCGGCAGGCCAGCCGGTGATCGACTTCACCGAAGTCGAGAGCGGCATTTTCGAGGGCCTGCGGACCGGCGAGGGCGTTTATATCCTGCAGAACCTCGCTGCCGCCCGCTCGCTCGCCAAGTCGATGGACCAGATGATCGGTGACTGGTCGATGGTTCGTGGCAATGGGCAGACGATCTGCGGCCTGACGCTGACCAACACCGAGGCGACCGGGGATAATTTCCAGGTGTTCCTGAAGCCGAAATGCGATCCGGCGGTTGCGGCCTTCGCGCCAAACCAATGGCGGCTGGAGCGCGGACAGATGATCCTGATGTCGGCCAAAGGCGAGACCTGGCAATTCGAGGCCGACGACAATGCGCAGTGGCGGAAGGTGCCCGATACCGCCGATCCCCTGATCATGATCCGGGGACAGTAG
- a CDS encoding YciI family protein encodes MRFMSIVTSPQPMKAPTPALMEAMGKLAEREIKAGRMIDMGGLTPLQQGARVSIDGGKLRVTDGPFVEAKEVVGGYAIFEFRDKEEALAMAQEFMQLHLDHMPGWEGTCELRAMAGHGLETTCGDVESPAHA; translated from the coding sequence ATGCGCTTCATGTCCATCGTTACCTCCCCGCAACCGATGAAGGCCCCGACGCCCGCCCTGATGGAAGCGATGGGGAAGCTTGCCGAACGCGAGATCAAGGCCGGCCGGATGATCGACATGGGCGGGCTGACCCCGTTGCAGCAGGGGGCGCGGGTCTCGATCGACGGCGGCAAGCTGCGAGTCACCGACGGCCCGTTCGTGGAGGCCAAGGAAGTGGTCGGTGGCTACGCCATCTTCGAGTTCCGCGACAAGGAGGAAGCGCTCGCCATGGCCCAGGAATTCATGCAGCTTCATCTCGACCACATGCCCGGCTGGGAAGGCACCTGCGAGCTGCGCGCCATGGCCGGCCACGGCCTGGAAACGACCTGCGGCGACGTCGAATCCCCCGCACACGCCTGA
- a CDS encoding RNA polymerase sigma factor yields the protein MTAADVNRTILAVWRIEQPRLITGLSRMLRDVPLAEDLTQEALVAALEHWPASGVPEKPGAWLMALAKRRALDHLRRRSMLARKHEMLTRDLEQEQQAMPDLDAALDDDIGDELLRLIFTACHPKLSREARAALALRMICGLTTEEIARAFLQPEATIAQRIVRAKRTLSESGLAYETPRGVQLSERLASVLEVVYLIFNEGYTAARGDEWLRPQLCNDALRMGRVLTLVAPQEAEAHGLLALMELNASRTAARTDAAGDPILLMDQNRALWDRLQIRRGLLALARAYELGGGGGFYALQAEIVACHARAVTPDETEWPRIAELYAKLGALVRSPIIELNRAVAIGMAEGPAAALAIVDGLAGEPALKTYHLFPSVRGDLLHKLGRVAEARAAFELASTLATNKRERELLRRRATETSSGAPKPF from the coding sequence ATGACGGCCGCCGACGTCAATCGCACCATCCTCGCGGTCTGGCGCATCGAACAGCCGCGCCTGATCACGGGTCTGTCGCGAATGCTGCGCGACGTGCCGCTGGCGGAGGATTTGACCCAGGAAGCCTTGGTCGCGGCGCTGGAGCATTGGCCCGCCAGCGGCGTGCCGGAGAAGCCCGGGGCGTGGCTGATGGCGCTGGCCAAGCGCCGTGCGCTGGATCATCTGCGCCGCCGCAGCATGCTCGCACGCAAGCATGAGATGCTGACGCGCGACCTCGAGCAGGAGCAACAGGCGATGCCGGATCTGGACGCTGCACTCGACGACGATATTGGTGACGAGTTGCTGCGGCTGATCTTCACCGCCTGCCATCCAAAACTGTCGCGCGAGGCGCGCGCGGCGCTGGCGCTCCGAATGATCTGCGGTCTGACCACGGAAGAGATCGCGCGCGCTTTCTTGCAGCCGGAAGCGACCATCGCTCAGCGCATCGTGCGGGCGAAGCGGACGCTGTCCGAATCCGGCCTAGCCTACGAAACGCCACGCGGCGTGCAGCTTTCGGAACGGCTCGCCTCGGTGCTGGAGGTCGTCTATCTCATCTTCAACGAAGGCTATACGGCCGCTCGCGGCGACGAATGGCTACGGCCGCAGCTCTGCAACGACGCGCTGCGCATGGGCCGTGTGCTGACGCTGGTCGCGCCGCAGGAAGCTGAAGCCCACGGCCTGCTCGCGCTGATGGAGCTGAATGCTTCGCGCACCGCGGCGCGCACCGACGCAGCCGGCGATCCGATTCTTCTGATGGACCAGAACCGCGCGCTGTGGGACCGGCTGCAGATCCGCCGGGGATTGCTGGCGCTGGCACGAGCCTACGAGCTCGGCGGAGGGGGCGGATTCTATGCACTGCAGGCTGAGATCGTCGCCTGTCACGCCAGGGCCGTTACACCTGATGAAACCGAGTGGCCGCGCATCGCCGAGCTCTACGCCAAATTGGGCGCACTGGTGCGCTCGCCGATCATCGAGCTCAACCGCGCCGTGGCTATCGGCATGGCCGAAGGGCCGGCGGCTGCACTTGCGATCGTGGACGGATTGGCCGGCGAGCCCGCGCTGAAGACCTATCACCTGTTCCCAAGCGTCCGCGGCGATCTGCTGCACAAACTCGGCCGCGTTGCAGAAGCCCGCGCTGCGTTCGAGCTCGCGTCAACACTTGCAACCAACAAGCGCGAACGCGAATTGTTGCGGCGGCGGGCCACTGAGACGAGCAGTGGCGCGCCGAAGCCGTTCTGA
- a CDS encoding putative quinol monooxygenase, translated as MATTNNANQNLVVTAFWEVNSGEEATVAELLKGFLPQAQREPGVKAFQIHQNIAKPREFFFYEVFAGEAAFAEHQQTDHFKNIILGQAIPKLAKRERSQFRFI; from the coding sequence ATGGCTACCACCAACAACGCAAACCAGAACCTGGTCGTCACCGCATTCTGGGAAGTCAATTCGGGCGAGGAAGCTACCGTCGCGGAGCTTCTGAAAGGTTTTCTGCCGCAGGCACAGCGTGAGCCCGGCGTGAAGGCATTCCAGATTCACCAGAACATCGCAAAGCCACGAGAATTCTTCTTTTACGAGGTATTCGCAGGCGAAGCGGCCTTCGCCGAGCATCAGCAGACCGACCACTTCAAGAACATCATTCTCGGGCAGGCGATTCCGAAACTCGCCAAGCGCGAGCGGTCGCAATTCCGGTTCATCTGA
- a CDS encoding TetR/AcrR family transcriptional regulator produces MQEAGRERTRREEYTEATRQALLAAGRDIFASEGYQAAGIEAISRAARVTRGAFYHHFEDKKALFDAVVVALQIEAAARIEARAKMERKVWDRLTEGIEAYLDACLEPAYARIVIQEAPAVLGNARYREIEEAHPMALLTATLAALKRQGELDFEDIEFLSRMVDAMICEVALLLPGAENPKRLRARGQKIIGSLLGAFRTT; encoded by the coding sequence ATGCAGGAAGCTGGACGTGAACGAACCCGCCGCGAGGAGTACACGGAAGCCACGAGGCAGGCGCTGCTGGCGGCCGGCCGGGACATTTTCGCGAGCGAGGGCTATCAGGCGGCGGGAATCGAGGCGATCTCGCGCGCCGCGCGCGTGACGCGGGGCGCCTTCTACCACCACTTCGAGGACAAGAAGGCGCTGTTCGACGCCGTGGTCGTCGCTCTGCAGATCGAGGCCGCGGCCAGGATCGAAGCGCGAGCGAAGATGGAGCGTAAGGTATGGGACCGCCTGACCGAGGGCATCGAAGCCTATCTCGACGCCTGCCTCGAACCGGCCTATGCGCGCATCGTCATCCAGGAAGCGCCGGCGGTGCTCGGCAATGCGCGCTACCGGGAGATCGAGGAAGCCCATCCGATGGCCCTGCTCACCGCGACGCTTGCCGCGCTGAAACGCCAAGGCGAGCTCGATTTCGAGGATATCGAGTTCCTGAGCCGCATGGTCGATGCGATGATCTGCGAAGTGGCGCTGCTGCTGCCCGGGGCAGAGAATCCGAAAAGGCTCCGAGCCCGCGGGCAAAAGATCATCGGCAGCCTGCTCGGCGCCTTCCGCACCACTTGA
- a CDS encoding DUF3237 domain-containing protein, whose protein sequence is MTVDPRVKPVAAIRTAPLFDIVVDLNPRLNIGDGPLGRRILFGAAGGSFEGPKLRGEVVPGGGDWALFRSDGAMSLDVRLTLRTHDGALVHMTYGGRWITPPELRSEMADPAKRSQVDPSRYYFRTNPLFETGAEQYAWMNDIVCVGSGYLVEGGIAYNVCQIV, encoded by the coding sequence ATGACAGTAGATCCACGCGTCAAACCGGTCGCCGCGATCAGGACAGCACCATTGTTCGACATCGTCGTCGATCTCAATCCAAGGCTGAACATCGGCGATGGTCCGCTTGGCCGCCGCATCCTGTTCGGCGCGGCCGGCGGAAGCTTCGAAGGCCCAAAGCTGCGCGGCGAGGTGGTGCCCGGCGGCGGCGACTGGGCGCTGTTCCGCAGCGATGGCGCGATGTCGCTCGACGTCCGCCTGACGCTGCGCACGCATGACGGTGCGCTGGTGCACATGACCTATGGCGGACGCTGGATCACGCCGCCCGAATTGCGGTCAGAAATGGCTGATCCCGCCAAACGATCTCAGGTTGACCCGTCGCGCTATTACTTCCGCACCAACCCGCTGTTCGAAACCGGGGCGGAACAATATGCCTGGATGAACGACATCGTCTGCGTCGGGTCGGGATACCTGGTCGAGGGCGGCATCGCCTACAACGTCTGCCAGATCGTCTGA
- a CDS encoding DUF6064 family protein: MSEWWTYRAEDFLLFSPRVYWRMFETHNAALWPLHVVTLAAGLLILLIAWRPGVFARWITFILAILWIFVGWSFLWNHYSGINWAAAYIAPAFAIEGGLLLVLSLRDGLAFDRRGPVAWTGYLLLVFGIAGQPLLAPLQGRGWASSEVFGIAPDPTAIATLGVLLLARGGLVPWLLPIPVLWCLLSGITLRTMGEPQAWAPAAAVALTAAAWIWTIIRQRGSLPVG; the protein is encoded by the coding sequence ATGTCGGAGTGGTGGACCTATCGCGCGGAGGATTTCCTGCTGTTTTCGCCGCGCGTCTACTGGCGCATGTTCGAAACGCACAACGCGGCGCTCTGGCCTCTGCACGTCGTGACGCTTGCCGCCGGCCTGCTCATCCTGCTGATCGCGTGGCGGCCGGGAGTCTTTGCACGCTGGATCACATTCATCCTGGCGATCCTCTGGATCTTCGTCGGGTGGTCGTTCCTGTGGAATCACTATTCGGGCATCAACTGGGCTGCCGCCTATATCGCGCCGGCCTTCGCCATTGAAGGTGGGCTGCTCCTCGTCTTGTCCTTGCGCGATGGTCTTGCGTTCGACCGCCGCGGGCCAGTCGCTTGGACAGGATATCTCCTCCTTGTCTTCGGAATTGCCGGACAGCCATTGCTTGCGCCGCTACAGGGACGCGGCTGGGCCTCGTCCGAGGTCTTTGGCATCGCACCGGATCCGACGGCGATCGCGACGCTCGGCGTTCTGCTCCTCGCCCGCGGCGGGCTTGTGCCATGGCTGCTGCCGATCCCCGTGCTCTGGTGTCTCCTGAGCGGCATAACGCTGCGGACGATGGGAGAACCGCAAGCCTGGGCCCCTGCTGCCGCCGTGGCGCTTACCGCTGCAGCCTGGATCTGGACGATCATCCGCCAGCGCGGGTCGCTTCCGGTCGGGTGA
- a CDS encoding aldo/keto reductase, producing the protein MRTTRRTFLQTSFATAAAALLPTSLRAQQGQPARRPIPSSREEMPIVGLGTWITFNVGNDPGLRDECAGVMAAFFEAGGRMIDSSPMYGSSQPVVGYGLQKLGRPPALFSAEKVWTSSATAGPAQIEQSRRFWGVPKFDLVQVHNLLAWQAHLQTLLQMKAAGTLRYVGITTSEGRRHDLVEQIMRNEPIDFVQFSYNVVDREAEARLLPLAAERGIAVIVNRPFRQGELTNRLKNKPLPEWAAELGVSSWAQLMLKFILSHPAVTVAIPATTRVDHVRENLSAAAGPMPDLATRQRISAHVQAI; encoded by the coding sequence ATGCGCACGACACGCCGAACGTTCCTGCAAACATCCTTTGCAACGGCCGCTGCCGCGCTCTTGCCGACCTCTCTGCGTGCCCAGCAAGGCCAGCCCGCGCGCCGTCCTATTCCCTCGAGCCGCGAGGAGATGCCGATCGTCGGACTGGGGACCTGGATCACCTTCAACGTCGGCAACGATCCGGGGCTCAGGGACGAATGCGCTGGTGTCATGGCCGCCTTCTTCGAGGCTGGCGGCCGCATGATCGATTCCTCCCCCATGTATGGCTCGTCGCAGCCGGTGGTCGGCTACGGCCTTCAAAAGCTCGGGCGGCCGCCCGCGCTATTCTCGGCCGAAAAGGTCTGGACGTCCTCGGCGACGGCAGGTCCAGCCCAGATCGAGCAATCGCGTCGCTTCTGGGGCGTGCCGAAGTTCGACCTCGTTCAGGTTCACAATCTGCTCGCCTGGCAGGCGCATCTGCAGACGCTTCTCCAGATGAAAGCCGCCGGTACGCTGCGTTACGTGGGAATCACCACCTCCGAAGGCCGCCGTCATGATCTTGTCGAACAGATCATGCGAAACGAGCCGATCGATTTCGTGCAGTTCTCCTACAATGTCGTCGATCGCGAGGCGGAGGCACGGCTGCTGCCGCTGGCGGCAGAGCGCGGGATTGCGGTGATTGTGAATCGGCCGTTCCGGCAGGGCGAGCTGACCAATCGCCTCAAGAATAAGCCGCTGCCGGAGTGGGCGGCCGAACTCGGGGTGTCGAGCTGGGCGCAGCTCATGCTGAAGTTCATCCTGTCTCACCCGGCCGTCACCGTCGCAATTCCCGCGACCACGCGCGTCGACCACGTGCGGGAAAACCTCTCGGCCGCCGCCGGACCGATGCCGGACCTCGCCACGCGGCAGCGCATCTCGGCTCACGTGCAGGCCATTTGA
- a CDS encoding GntP family permease encodes MGLLGILIGLGLLISFAYRGWSVLLLAPLAALVAALFSREPLLAHWTQTFMVSAAGFLAQFFPLFLLGALFGKLMEDSGSVAAIASFMTQRLGTRRAVLAVVLAGALVTYGGVSLFVAFFVLAPMAHELFRNAGIPRRLMPAAIVLGTSTFTMSALPGTPSIQNAIPMPFFGTTPFAAPGLGILASLIMLGFGLWWLSREVANSKRNGEGFGDGVPMPSARLATDEKLRERATTAREFDPAEIVHGALTDVPPSVALAALPLVVVIIVNLAMSLLILPALDTRFLAEARWGATSLAAVGGVWAVITALACAIVTVLAVSHRRLPALRATMDAGANAAVLPALSVASLVGFGAVVAAMPAFDVVRDTVLGIGGGPLVSLAVATNVLAALTGSASGGLTIALDALGATYMARAAEIGLDPALLHRVAVISSGTLDSLPHNGAVVTLLAVCGSTHRDSYRDIVMVGIVGALIALVAVIALGSVAGSF; translated from the coding sequence GTGGGACTTCTCGGCATCCTGATCGGCCTCGGCCTGCTAATCTCGTTCGCCTATCGGGGCTGGAGCGTGCTGCTACTCGCGCCGCTTGCCGCGCTGGTTGCCGCGCTGTTTTCCCGCGAGCCGCTGCTGGCCCACTGGACCCAGACCTTCATGGTCAGCGCAGCAGGCTTTCTGGCCCAGTTCTTTCCGCTGTTCCTGCTCGGCGCCCTGTTCGGCAAACTGATGGAAGACAGCGGCTCGGTCGCCGCGATCGCGAGCTTCATGACGCAGCGGCTGGGCACGCGGCGGGCTGTGCTCGCGGTGGTGCTCGCCGGAGCGCTCGTCACATATGGCGGCGTCAGTCTGTTCGTCGCCTTCTTCGTGCTCGCACCGATGGCGCACGAACTGTTTCGCAACGCCGGCATCCCGCGGCGGCTGATGCCGGCGGCAATCGTGCTCGGCACCTCCACCTTCACCATGTCGGCGCTGCCCGGTACGCCATCGATCCAGAACGCGATCCCGATGCCGTTCTTCGGCACCACGCCATTCGCCGCGCCCGGCCTTGGCATTCTGGCATCGTTGATCATGCTCGGCTTCGGCCTGTGGTGGCTCAGCCGCGAAGTGGCCAACTCAAAAAGAAACGGCGAAGGCTTCGGCGACGGCGTGCCGATGCCTTCCGCCCGTCTTGCCACCGACGAAAAGCTGCGCGAACGCGCCACCACCGCGCGGGAGTTCGATCCGGCGGAGATCGTACACGGTGCGCTGACCGACGTTCCGCCGTCGGTTGCACTCGCCGCACTGCCGCTCGTTGTGGTGATTATCGTCAATCTCGCGATGTCGCTGCTCATCCTGCCGGCACTGGACACCCGCTTTCTCGCCGAAGCTCGCTGGGGCGCAACGTCGCTCGCGGCCGTCGGCGGCGTATGGGCTGTCATCACAGCCCTGGCCTGTGCGATCGTGACGGTCCTCGCCGTCAGCCATCGGCGATTGCCGGCCCTGCGTGCAACCATGGACGCCGGCGCCAACGCCGCCGTACTGCCGGCCCTGAGCGTTGCGAGCCTGGTCGGCTTCGGCGCCGTGGTGGCGGCGATGCCCGCCTTTGATGTCGTACGCGACACCGTGCTCGGGATCGGCGGCGGACCGCTGGTCTCGCTCGCGGTGGCGACCAACGTGCTCGCCGCGCTCACGGGGTCGGCATCGGGCGGGCTGACCATTGCGCTCGACGCACTCGGGGCGACGTATATGGCGCGCGCGGCGGAGATCGGTCTCGATCCCGCGCTGCTGCATCGCGTGGCGGTGATCAGTTCGGGTACGCTCGACAGCCTGCCGCATAACGGCGCGGTCGTCACGCTGCTCGCCGTCTGCGGATCGACGCACCGGGACAGCTATCGCGACATCGTCATGGTCGGCATCGTCGGCGCACTCATCGCCCTCGTTGCCGTCATCGCGCTCGGCTCGGTGGCGGGATCGTTCTGA
- a CDS encoding patatin-like phospholipase family protein yields MDETAREPVLVDLALQGGGSHGAFTWGVLDRLVEEPWLRIEAISGTSAGAMNAALVADGWTQGGAEGARAALAAFWRGVSRAAAFSPLQRSPLDRLMGRWTLDTSPAYVAMDLMARVLSPYDLNPLGLNPLRAILAESIDFERLARASIRLFVTATNVRTGRGRIFRNAEITADVLLASACLPTMFQAIEVDGEPYWDGGYAGNPTLTPLVRESDAHDTILVQINPRERPKPPRTANEILNRLNEISFNSPLMKELRMIALLRQVADPGHGEGARWAGMRTHRIMTDALTEFGASSKLNAEWEFVSLLKEEGRRSADAFLKSHADDLGRRSTADIDALLLEC; encoded by the coding sequence ATGGACGAAACAGCGCGCGAACCCGTTCTGGTGGACCTTGCTTTGCAGGGCGGAGGCTCCCACGGCGCTTTCACCTGGGGCGTGCTGGACCGTCTGGTCGAGGAGCCGTGGCTGCGGATCGAGGCAATCTCCGGCACGTCGGCGGGCGCAATGAATGCAGCCCTGGTGGCCGACGGGTGGACGCAAGGCGGTGCCGAGGGCGCGCGGGCGGCGCTCGCGGCCTTTTGGCGCGGTGTGTCGCGCGCTGCCGCGTTCAGCCCGCTGCAGCGCTCGCCGCTCGACCGACTGATGGGCCGCTGGACGCTCGACACGTCACCCGCCTATGTCGCCATGGACCTGATGGCACGTGTGCTTTCGCCTTATGATCTCAATCCGCTCGGCCTCAACCCGCTGCGTGCCATCCTCGCCGAAAGCATCGATTTCGAGCGACTGGCCCGGGCATCCATCAGGCTGTTCGTCACCGCGACCAATGTGCGCACCGGCCGCGGCCGAATCTTCCGCAATGCGGAGATCACGGCCGACGTCCTGCTTGCCTCGGCTTGTCTACCGACCATGTTTCAGGCGATCGAGGTCGACGGCGAACCCTATTGGGATGGCGGCTATGCCGGCAATCCGACCCTCACGCCGCTGGTGCGTGAAAGCGACGCTCACGACACCATCCTGGTGCAGATCAATCCGCGCGAACGACCAAAACCGCCGCGTACGGCGAACGAAATTCTCAACCGCCTCAACGAAATCTCCTTCAACTCGCCGCTCATGAAGGAATTGCGCATGATCGCGCTACTGCGCCAGGTGGCGGACCCCGGACACGGCGAGGGCGCGCGCTGGGCCGGAATGCGCACGCACCGGATCATGACCGACGCACTCACGGAGTTCGGCGCATCATCTAAGCTCAACGCTGAATGGGAGTTCGTTTCGCTGCTCAAGGAAGAGGGGCGCAGGAGCGCCGACGCATTCCTCAAGTCGCATGCTGACGATCTCGGCCGGCGCTCCACCGCCGATATCGATGCACTGCTTTTGGAGTGCTGA
- a CDS encoding HdeD family acid-resistance protein, with the protein MTSTSDTAKSPQAGSDTAPLRAKWGWIVALGVVYLLAGFIALGSVAMATVVSVFLVGVMMIIAGVAEVFSAFQIKSWGKFLLWALLGVLYIIAGFATFQNPLLAAVLLTLVLGASLVVSGIMRIVLAFSMKREMPWIWVALSGVITLLLGVLILVRWPVSSLYILGLFLAIDLIMAGAGWVGLGFGLRRAR; encoded by the coding sequence ATGACCAGCACTTCAGACACCGCAAAGAGCCCTCAAGCCGGTTCGGATACGGCACCGCTACGCGCCAAGTGGGGGTGGATCGTCGCACTCGGCGTCGTTTATCTGCTCGCCGGGTTTATCGCGCTCGGCAGCGTCGCAATGGCCACCGTCGTGAGCGTCTTCTTGGTCGGCGTGATGATGATCATCGCCGGCGTCGCAGAGGTGTTTAGCGCCTTCCAGATCAAGAGCTGGGGCAAATTTCTGCTCTGGGCTCTGCTTGGCGTGCTCTACATCATCGCCGGCTTCGCGACGTTCCAGAATCCGTTGCTCGCGGCAGTGCTACTGACCCTCGTTCTCGGCGCTTCGCTGGTGGTCTCGGGCATCATGCGGATCGTGCTGGCCTTCAGCATGAAACGAGAAATGCCCTGGATCTGGGTCGCGCTATCCGGCGTGATCACGCTTCTGCTCGGCGTGCTGATCCTGGTGCGCTGGCCGGTTTCGAGTCTCTATATCCTCGGCCTGTTCCTCGCCATCGATCTCATCATGGCCGGCGCTGGCTGGGTCGGGCTCGGCTTCGGCCTGCGCCGCGCTCGCTGA
- the radC gene encoding RadC family protein, protein MPAKTSYPPDQSTETPHYHGHRERLRERFYAAGPEALSDYELLEMALFPALPRRDTKPLAKALLKKFGSFAEVIHAPVARLREVDGIGEASVNQIKLLAAAASRVAKGEIKRKIALSSWNDVIEYCRSGMAFADKEQFRLLFLDKRNQLIADEVQQTGTVDHTPVYPREVIKRALELSATALILVHNHPSGDPTPSQADIHMTKAIVEIAKPLGISVHDHIIVGKNGHASLKGMRLI, encoded by the coding sequence ATGCCTGCCAAGACCAGCTATCCCCCGGATCAATCCACAGAGACGCCGCACTATCATGGCCATCGCGAACGCCTGCGCGAGCGCTTCTATGCGGCCGGGCCGGAGGCGCTGAGCGACTACGAGCTGCTGGAGATGGCGCTGTTTCCGGCCCTGCCCCGGCGCGACACCAAGCCGCTGGCGAAGGCGCTGCTGAAAAAATTCGGCTCGTTTGCCGAGGTCATTCACGCGCCGGTGGCACGCCTGCGCGAGGTCGACGGCATCGGCGAGGCCTCGGTGAACCAGATCAAGCTGCTCGCCGCCGCCGCAAGCCGGGTCGCGAAGGGCGAGATCAAGCGCAAGATCGCGCTCTCGTCCTGGAACGATGTGATCGAGTATTGCCGGAGCGGCATGGCGTTTGCCGACAAGGAGCAGTTTCGCCTGCTGTTCCTTGACAAGCGCAATCAACTGATCGCCGACGAGGTGCAGCAGACCGGCACCGTCGACCACACTCCGGTCTATCCGCGCGAGGTGATCAAGCGGGCGCTCGAACTATCGGCGACCGCGCTGATCCTCGTGCACAACCACCCCTCCGGCGATCCGACGCCCTCGCAGGCCGATATCCACATGACCAAAGCGATCGTCGAGATCGCAAAGCCGCTCGGCATTTCCGTGCACGACCACATCATCGTCGGCAAGAATGGGCACGCGAGCCTGAAGGGGATGCGGCTGATCTAG
- a CDS encoding MBL fold metallo-hydrolase: MFEISRRDLILGSTGAALVFGLKGPVSFIGAAHAQRAADSLKFKVGDIEAFSLHEGSVERAATEGMIKNASLDDIKKALTAAGINPDKFDNPFTVTAIRTGGKVVLFDTGFGGNGPATVGKLADNMKAAGLDPATVSTVVISHFHPDHISGLWVKETNAQVFPNAEILMPEVEYKFWTDPALVEKMPENMRPLVKRIQATFPTWKNIKQYNDGADLAPGVKAIATPGHTVGHMSFLVASGGQQLFIQSDVTGMHQLFVRNPGWFSSFDADGPKAEATRRAFFDRVIAEKGMIAGYHFGFPNVGTLTKDGNGYAFAAVKA; encoded by the coding sequence ATGTTCGAGATTTCACGTCGCGATCTGATCCTCGGGAGCACGGGGGCGGCGCTGGTTTTCGGCCTCAAGGGGCCGGTTTCGTTCATCGGCGCGGCGCATGCGCAGCGCGCCGCCGACAGCCTCAAATTCAAGGTCGGCGACATCGAGGCCTTCAGCCTGCATGAGGGCAGTGTCGAGCGCGCCGCCACTGAGGGAATGATCAAGAACGCCTCGCTTGACGACATCAAGAAGGCGCTGACGGCTGCCGGCATCAACCCGGACAAGTTCGACAATCCCTTCACTGTCACCGCGATCCGGACTGGCGGCAAGGTCGTGCTGTTCGACACCGGCTTTGGCGGCAATGGCCCTGCGACAGTGGGCAAGCTCGCCGACAACATGAAGGCGGCTGGCCTTGATCCGGCGACGGTTTCAACGGTCGTGATCTCGCATTTCCATCCCGATCACATTTCCGGGCTGTGGGTGAAAGAAACCAACGCGCAGGTTTTCCCGAATGCGGAAATCCTGATGCCCGAGGTGGAGTACAAGTTCTGGACCGATCCGGCGCTGGTCGAGAAGATGCCCGAGAATATGCGGCCCCTCGTCAAGCGAATCCAGGCAACTTTCCCGACCTGGAAGAACATCAAGCAGTACAATGACGGTGCCGACCTCGCGCCCGGCGTCAAGGCGATTGCCACGCCCGGCCACACCGTCGGCCACATGTCGTTCCTGGTCGCTTCGGGCGGGCAGCAGTTGTTCATCCAGAGCGACGTCACCGGCATGCACCAGTTGTTCGTGCGCAATCCCGGCTGGTTCTCGTCGTTCGACGCCGACGGGCCGAAGGCGGAAGCCACGCGGCGCGCGTTCTTCGACCGCGTCATCGCCGAAAAGGGCATGATCGCCGGCTATCACTTCGGCTTCCCGAATGTCGGCACGCTGACAAAGGACGGCAACGGCTACGCATTCGCGGCCGTGAAGGCCTGA